From Macrobrachium rosenbergii isolate ZJJX-2024 chromosome 55, ASM4041242v1, whole genome shotgun sequence, a single genomic window includes:
- the LOC136835519 gene encoding prenylated Rab acceptor protein 1-like isoform X3, whose product MDESSSEPSRFKKLLMNLPVQIQLASPAFHEWISRRKESVRPWMVFVNTHNFKVPHSFQRWTNRVVKNVDHFQSNYMFIFIGLIIYCLITSPLLFFAVFLSLALCYFLSLRNVDKKIIVGGHEVALGHQFAAVGVLSVPVFYMAGAGAVLFWVIGATFFVIAIHASFYNIERILGSEEEPFEDFEHPIQEV is encoded by the exons ATGGACGAGTCGTCAAGTGAACCTAGTCGCTTCAAGAA GCTCCTGATGAACCTTCCAGTGCAAATCCAGCTGGCGTCGCCAGCATTCCATGAATGGATTTCCAGGCGGAAAGAGAGCGTTCGACCATGGATGGTGTTTGTCAATACTCacaatttcaag GTTCCCCACAGCTTTCAGAGGTGGACGAACCGGGTAGTGAAAAATGTGGACCATTTCCAGTCCAATTACATGTTCATCTTCATCGGCCTCATCATATATTGTCT GATAACATCACCGCTTCTGTTCTTTGCCGTGTTTCTGTCTCTCGCCCTCTGCTACTTCCTCTCTCTGAGAAATGTCGACAAAAAGATCATTGTAGGTGGCCACGAAGTGGCGCTTGGTCATCAGTTCGCAGCCGTTGGTGTTCTCTCCGTACCTGTGTTTTATATGGCAGGAGCTGGGGCAGTTCTCTTCTGGGTAATTG GGGCAACTTTCTTCGTCATAGCCATCCACGCTTCCTTCTATAACATCGAACGCATACTTGGCTCCGAGGAAGAACCTTTCGAGGATTTCGAACATCCAATACAGGAG GTCTAG
- the LOC136835519 gene encoding prenylated Rab acceptor protein 1-like isoform X1, which translates to MNAAELRLPLHLETTKPGRYPELLMNLPVQIQLASPAFHEWISRRKESVRPWMVFVNTHNFKVPHSFQRWTNRVVKNVDHFQSNYMFIFIGLIIYCLITSPLLFFAVFLSLALCYFLSLRNVDKKIIVGGHEVALGHQFAAVGVLSVPVFYMAGAGAVLFWVIGATFFVIAIHASFYNIERILGSEEEPFEDFEHPIQEV; encoded by the exons ATGAATGCTGCAGAGCTGAGACTCCCATTACACTTGGAAACAACCAAACCTGGACGATATCCTGA GCTCCTGATGAACCTTCCAGTGCAAATCCAGCTGGCGTCGCCAGCATTCCATGAATGGATTTCCAGGCGGAAAGAGAGCGTTCGACCATGGATGGTGTTTGTCAATACTCacaatttcaag GTTCCCCACAGCTTTCAGAGGTGGACGAACCGGGTAGTGAAAAATGTGGACCATTTCCAGTCCAATTACATGTTCATCTTCATCGGCCTCATCATATATTGTCT GATAACATCACCGCTTCTGTTCTTTGCCGTGTTTCTGTCTCTCGCCCTCTGCTACTTCCTCTCTCTGAGAAATGTCGACAAAAAGATCATTGTAGGTGGCCACGAAGTGGCGCTTGGTCATCAGTTCGCAGCCGTTGGTGTTCTCTCCGTACCTGTGTTTTATATGGCAGGAGCTGGGGCAGTTCTCTTCTGGGTAATTG GGGCAACTTTCTTCGTCATAGCCATCCACGCTTCCTTCTATAACATCGAACGCATACTTGGCTCCGAGGAAGAACCTTTCGAGGATTTCGAACATCCAATACAGGAG GTCTAG
- the LOC136835518 gene encoding LOW QUALITY PROTEIN: deoxyribodipyrimidine photo-lyase-like (The sequence of the model RefSeq protein was modified relative to this genomic sequence to represent the inferred CDS: inserted 1 base in 1 codon): MAPTEDEPTSKKQKVDGVDLDILSRVEEERKNAGEDILDFKFNKKRVEMISEASDVPEDSQGIVYWMCRDQRVQDNWALLFAQRLALKNKLALHVVYCLVPKFLDTTYRQFQFLLKGLEEVEKECQELCIEFHVLLGEPKTVFPKFVKSHNIGGVVTDFFPLRIPMQWVKDVQKGIPDSIPMCKVDAHNIVPCWQASDKQEYSAKTIRRKINDQLSTYLTKFPPVVKHPYESKCKAKPTDWVEADKFLEVDRSVGPVEWXKPGTKAGLGVLNQFCLKRLRKYAAKSNDPTENALSNLSPWLHFGQVSAQRCALEVRRYRKQLKESTESFLEEIIIRQELTDNYCYYQKDYDNIDGAYSWARTTLNDHRDDKRPYLYSQATLDEARTHDELWNSAQIQLIKEGKMHGFLRMYWAKKILEWTASPEEAITIALYLNDRYNLDGTDPNGYVGVMWSICGIHDQGWKERPIFGKIRYMNYEGCKRKFKIEAFVARYGGKRHTYVPPT; encoded by the exons atggcacCAACAGAAGATGAACCAACTTCAAAGAAGCAAAAGGTTGATGGAGTTGACTTAGACATTCTGTCACGtgttgaagaggaaagaaagaat GCAGGAGAAGACATCTTGGATTTCAAATTCAACAAGAAACGTGTCGAAATGATCAGTGAAGCTTCAGACGTACCTGAAGATAGCCAGGGGATCGTGTACTGGATGTGTCGTGATCAGAGGGTGCAAG ATAACTGGGCATTGCTTTTTGCTCAGCGATTggctttgaaaaataaactagCACTTCATGTGGTGTACTGTCTTGTCCCCAAGTTTTTGGATACCACGTATAGAcagttccagtttcttttaaaag GTCTGGAAGAGGTGGAAAAAGAATGCCAGGAATTGTGTATAGAATTTCATGTCCTCTTGGGGGAACCGAAAACTGTTTTTCCTAAGTTCGTCAAGAGTCACAACATAGGTGGCGTGGTCACAGACTTTTTTCCTTTGCGAATTCCAATGCAGTGGGTAAAGGATGTTCAGAAAGGCATCCCTGACAGTATTCCAATGTGCAAG gtGGATGCTCATAATATTGTGCCATGCTGGCAGGCTTCTGATAAACAAGAGTACTCTGCTAAAACTATCCGTAGGAAAATCAATGACCAACTTTCAACCTATTTGACCAAGTTTCCACCTGTTGTGAAGCACCCTTATGAAAGTAAATGTAAAGCTAAG CCTACAGACTGGGTAGAAGCAGACAAATTTTTAGAAGTTGATCGATCAGTGGGACCAGTTGAAT GCAAACCAGGGACCAAAGCAGGACTTGGTGTTCTGAACCAGTTTTGTCTTAAGAGGCTTAGAAAATATGCTGCCAAGTCAAATGACCCAACTGAAAATGCTCTAAGTAATCTGTCTCCATGGCTCCATTTTG GTCAGGTATCAGCCCAAAGATGTGCATTAGAGGTAAGAAGATACAGGAAGCAGTTAAAAGAATCTACAGAAAGTTTTCTTGAAGAGATTATAATTAGACAAGAGCTAACtgacaattattgttattatcaaaaAGATTATGATAATATTGATGGAGCATATTCATGGGCAAGAACCACTCTTAATGATCACAG AGATGACAAACGGCCATACTTGTACTCACAGGCAACATTAGATGAAGCCAGAACTCATGATGAACTTTGGAATTCTGCACAG ATCCAGTTAATTAAAGAAGGGAAGATGCATGGCTTTTTACGCATGTATTGGGCTAAAAAGATACTTGAATGGACAGCTAGTCCTGAAGAAGCTATAACTATTGCCTTATATCTCAATGATAGATATAACCTTGATGGCACTGATCCTAATGGATATGTAG gCGTCATGTGGTCTATATGTGGCATACATGATCAAGGATGGAAAGAGAGGCCAATATTTGGGAAAATAAGGTATATGAACTATGAGGGTTGCAAAAGGAAGTTCAAAATTGAAGCTTTTGTGGCTCGTTATGGAGGAAAAAGGCACACATATGTTCCTCCTACCTAG
- the LOC136835519 gene encoding prenylated Rab acceptor protein 1-like isoform X4, which yields MLLMNLPVQIQLASPAFHEWISRRKESVRPWMVFVNTHNFKVPHSFQRWTNRVVKNVDHFQSNYMFIFIGLIIYCLITSPLLFFAVFLSLALCYFLSLRNVDKKIIVGGHEVALGHQFAAVGVLSVPVFYMAGAGAVLFWVIGATFFVIAIHASFYNIERILGSEEEPFEDFEHPIQEV from the exons AT GCTCCTGATGAACCTTCCAGTGCAAATCCAGCTGGCGTCGCCAGCATTCCATGAATGGATTTCCAGGCGGAAAGAGAGCGTTCGACCATGGATGGTGTTTGTCAATACTCacaatttcaag GTTCCCCACAGCTTTCAGAGGTGGACGAACCGGGTAGTGAAAAATGTGGACCATTTCCAGTCCAATTACATGTTCATCTTCATCGGCCTCATCATATATTGTCT GATAACATCACCGCTTCTGTTCTTTGCCGTGTTTCTGTCTCTCGCCCTCTGCTACTTCCTCTCTCTGAGAAATGTCGACAAAAAGATCATTGTAGGTGGCCACGAAGTGGCGCTTGGTCATCAGTTCGCAGCCGTTGGTGTTCTCTCCGTACCTGTGTTTTATATGGCAGGAGCTGGGGCAGTTCTCTTCTGGGTAATTG GGGCAACTTTCTTCGTCATAGCCATCCACGCTTCCTTCTATAACATCGAACGCATACTTGGCTCCGAGGAAGAACCTTTCGAGGATTTCGAACATCCAATACAGGAG GTCTAG
- the LOC136835519 gene encoding prenylated Rab acceptor protein 1-like isoform X2, which yields MCLLFLKLIGVGCNLGLLMNLPVQIQLASPAFHEWISRRKESVRPWMVFVNTHNFKVPHSFQRWTNRVVKNVDHFQSNYMFIFIGLIIYCLITSPLLFFAVFLSLALCYFLSLRNVDKKIIVGGHEVALGHQFAAVGVLSVPVFYMAGAGAVLFWVIGATFFVIAIHASFYNIERILGSEEEPFEDFEHPIQEV from the exons ATGTGCCTACTTTTTCTCAAGCTTATCGGAGTTGGTTGCAATCTCGG GCTCCTGATGAACCTTCCAGTGCAAATCCAGCTGGCGTCGCCAGCATTCCATGAATGGATTTCCAGGCGGAAAGAGAGCGTTCGACCATGGATGGTGTTTGTCAATACTCacaatttcaag GTTCCCCACAGCTTTCAGAGGTGGACGAACCGGGTAGTGAAAAATGTGGACCATTTCCAGTCCAATTACATGTTCATCTTCATCGGCCTCATCATATATTGTCT GATAACATCACCGCTTCTGTTCTTTGCCGTGTTTCTGTCTCTCGCCCTCTGCTACTTCCTCTCTCTGAGAAATGTCGACAAAAAGATCATTGTAGGTGGCCACGAAGTGGCGCTTGGTCATCAGTTCGCAGCCGTTGGTGTTCTCTCCGTACCTGTGTTTTATATGGCAGGAGCTGGGGCAGTTCTCTTCTGGGTAATTG GGGCAACTTTCTTCGTCATAGCCATCCACGCTTCCTTCTATAACATCGAACGCATACTTGGCTCCGAGGAAGAACCTTTCGAGGATTTCGAACATCCAATACAGGAG GTCTAG